In the genome of Bradysia coprophila strain Holo2 unplaced genomic scaffold, BU_Bcop_v1 contig_232, whole genome shotgun sequence, one region contains:
- the LOC119077035 gene encoding RING finger and SPRY domain-containing protein 1-like, which translates to MGMCLCKDKVEEAPYENGTGTNSDNNRQINRGDRMISLSETVDRLVKETLEVIGTIVDNEPDPPTSMIQLHEITDKPTGWIQLVKSLVRVVPIEHPMGPSVITLLLDDSPLPTKDSVLEVADMITHSLRRTPRKERNLCVILGCLAEKLAGPSSVAVLSETTLGYLLGNLDEGIYPDVMLFSLIALEKFAQKSENKATIKRKLSMFPENPLVRLERHSNSEDYVLRQVGYCAKWCLDNYFVIEGRKYSYETVDVSNVNVMLNTKDVSEYLKISPDGLEARCDAYSFESVRCTYQVNLGCWYFECLIITPGVMQIGWATKDSNFLSHEGYGIGDDQYSISFDGCRRLIWHNAKSLSHDLPMWTGGSILGCLLDLDAREVIFSLNGIEGGVLKQVFGSARDGFFAAASFMSFQQCRFNFGSEPFRYPPKNRAFDSFNGHAVLKPQDKIVLPRHLFLEQLRKLSVREDSCTLCFDMKGTIRIEPCKHRGFCTNCASQLQYCPMCRGEIIATVQEELDSPSSEEFIT; encoded by the exons ATGGGTATGTGTTTGTGCAAGGACAAGGTGGAGGAAGCGCCATATGAAAATGGTACTGGTACGAACAGCGACAATAATCGTCAAATTAATCGTGGAGACAGAATGATTTCGTTATCAGAAACAGTTGACCGATTAGTCAAAGAAACACTAGAAGTGATCGGAACAATAGTCGACAA TGAGCCGGATCCACCGACTTCGATGATTCAACTGCACGAGATCACCGACAAACCTACCGGATGGATCCAATTGGTCAAATCACTAGTTCGTGTCGTTCCCATCGAACATCCAATGGGGCCGAGTGTCATTACATTATTGTTGGACGATAGTCCGTTACCCACCAAAGACTCTGTGTTAGAAGTGGCAGATATGATAACACATTCGCTGAGACGAACGCCGAGAAAGGAACGAAATTTGTGTGTAATTTTAGGCTGTTTGGCAGAAAAATTAGCTGGACCCAGTAGTGTTGCGGTATTGTCGGAGACGACACTAGGATATTTGCTTGGAAATTTG GACGAAGGAATCTACCCGGACGTTATGCTATTCTCTTTGATAGCATTGGAgaaatttgcacaaaaaagtgaaaataagGCGACAATTAAG CGTAAATTATCCATGTTTCCGGAGAATCCCCTAGTTAGACTTGAACGGCATTCGAATAGCGAAGATTATGTGTTGAGACAAGTTGGATATTGTGCAAAATGGTGTTTGGACAACTACT TTGTAATCGAAGGACGAAAGTATTCTTATGAAACGGTCGATGTTAGCAACGTAAATGTTATGTTGAATACGAAAGACGTATCGGAATACTTGAAAATCTCTCCAGATGGCCTTGAAGCTCGCTGTGACGCCTATTCGTTCGAGAGTGTAAGGTGTACTTATCAGGTGAATTTGGGGTGCTGGTACTTTGAGTGCTTAATAATAACGCCAGGAGTTATGCAAATTGGATGGGCGACAAAAGACTCAAATTTCTTGAGCCAT GAGGGCTATGGAATTGGTGACGATCAATACTCCATTTCGTTTGACGGATGTCGGCGCCTAATATGGCACAATGCTAAATCACTGTCTCATGATCTACCCATGTGGACTGGTGGATCAATACTAGGCTGTTTGTTGGATTTGGATGCCCGAGAAGTGATATTCAGTTTGAATGGCATCGAAGGTGGTGTGTTGAAGCAAGTGTTTGGAAGTGCACG TGACGGTTTCTTTGCTGCGGCATCCTTCATGTCGTTCCAACAATGCCGTTTCAATTTTGGCTCCGAACCATTTAGATATCCACCGAAAAATCGAGCCTTTGACAGTTTTAATGGGCATGCTGTATTGAAACCGCAAGATAAGATCGTTCTTCCCAGGCACCTGTTTTTGGAACAGCTTCGTAAGCTCAGCGTCCGAGAAGATTCGTGCACGCTGTGTTTCGACATGAAAGGCACAATCAGAATAGAACCATGCAAACATCG AGGATTCTGTACGAACTGTGCCAGCCAATTACAGTATTGTCCAATGTGCCGGGGCGAGATTATTGCTACGGTGCAGGAGGAATTAGATAGCCCGTCGTCAGAAGAATTCATTACATGA
- the LOC119077038 gene encoding 60S ribosomal protein L36, with the protein MRLPPAELSKFTSNVIVLCKTLSGCHSIRSTKMPVRYEICVGLNKGHKTAKIKNVKYTGDKKVKGLRSSRLKNVQTKHTKFVRDLVREVVGHAPYEKRCMELLKISKDKRALKFCKARLGTHIRGKKKREELSNILTQMRKAGHAK; encoded by the exons ATGCGCTTACCTCCCGCCGAGCTGTCAAAGTTTACATCGAACGTCATCGTCCTCTGTAAAACTCTTTCCGGTTGTCATTCTATTCGCAG CACCAAGATGCCTGTCAGATACGAAATATGCGTTGGTCTCAACAAGGGACACAAAACCGCTAAAATCAAGAACGTTAAGTACACTGGTGACAAGAAAGTCAAAGGTTTACGGTCATCACGGCTAAAGAAC GTTCAAACCAAGCACACCAAATTCGTCAGAGATTTGGTTCGTGAGGTCGTCGGACATGCACCATACGAGAAACGATGCATGGAATTGTTGAAGATCAGCAAGGATAAGCGCGCCTTGAAGTTCTGCAAAGCTCGTTTGGGCACACACATCCGCGGCAAAAAGAAGCGTGAAGAATTGTCGAACATTCTTACACAAATGCGAAAGGCTGGTCATGCAAAATAA